The Streptomyces sp. TLI_235 genome window below encodes:
- a CDS encoding hypothetical protein (manually curated): GAYEHFRRAARATASIAERRYLESRAGRIRP; this comes from the coding sequence CGGGGCGTACGAGCACTTCCGGCGCGCCGCGAGGGCCACCGCGAGCATCGCCGAGCGGCGCTACCTCGAGTCCCGGGCCGGCCGGATCAGGCCGTAG